The nucleotide window TCTGTTTCTTCTTAGCCCTCTTGTTCTAAGCGATCCTTACaggtttcttttaaaatttcttgaagTAGGTAGGATATCTATAAGCATATTCTAGTAggctaaagatttttttaaaaaatttttttctctatctttttccaaataacattgtttatttttataaaaatccttgCCATTTTTCTTAGAATACCAAGCCACTTACTTGCCCcctaaatcatttgtttttctataaGATTCCTTACATTTTCTAATCTTTCAGTCTTTtgccttttcataattttttttcataagagttcattctaattttcagagagTTTTATTGTTTTGACACGGTTTTGCTCCTCCTGTTCCAAGctattccctttccaattctttcttctatagctctcttttccaattttttcctcttccactgtcatttaatttataaaaacagtttttaactcTTTTCTAAATCTCTCTAGTAATTCTAGTTGACTTGGCCTGCTTTTTGAGTCTAGGACCTGTTCTCTTGTTGAGGTACCTAAAGCTGGAATGCTGATTCATATAAGCCTGCTCTCCAGATAGACCGTGTACCCCAATGTCTATaaatgtctctctctttcttctctttctaatctGGGCTGGACAAATGACTCGCTGTGACTTTATCTTGAATTTCCCCATCAAGATTTTATCTGGTGCATTTTCTAGACCTCTTTGTGGGAATTTTGAGGGAAAGCTCACTGTACTTCACTATCTTAGCTTCTTCTCTTAGTTTTCAGAGTTACTGTTAGTGTTTGCTCAGAGTCTTAATATTTAGAGTAGACAGTTgtgatggatttgaactctttaaTTCATATTCTAAGATGACATTGCAAATTATCATTAGTCATTGCATAGGCCTGTGTGATTAAAAGAACTAGTGATTCTGCTCATGCCATATATAAAGACTATTCTTGTGGCTTTaaactggttttgttttttttaagacataAGATATTTTTAATTCCACTTCTTAAACTTATAGTCTTatgttttcattaaaaaagaacCAGTGtaaaaacgaggggatgcccatcaattggggaatggctgaacaaattgtggtatatgttggtgatggaatactattgtgctcaaaggaataataaagtggagaagttccatggagactggaacaacctccaggaagtgatgcagagcgagaggagcagaaccaggagaacattgtacacagagactaatacactgtggtataatagaacgtaatggacttctccattaggggcggtgtaatgtccctgaacaactttcagggatccaggaggaaaaaaacatcattcataagcaaaggataaactgtgggagtggaaacaccgagaaaaagcaactgcctgaatacagaggttgaggggacatgacagaggatagactttaaatgaacactctaatgcaaatactatcaacaaagcaatgggttcaaatcaagaaaacatctaatgcccagtggacttacgcgtcggctatggggggtgggggggaggaaaagaaaatgatctatgtctttaacgaataatgcttggaaatgatcaaataaaatatatttaaaaaaaaaaaaagaaccagtgtACAAATAACACTAATGCAACTAGAATCAGAAGAAAGAGTAGACATTGTGAGGGGAATCTTTTCGGTAAATAACTCTGAAAGAGATTCTATATTCAAAATTCTAAGGAATTAAAACATATATAAGATTTAAAACTTTTCCTCAATTGCCAAATGGAACagttttattccttctttcctttcctcaccTAGTCTGGAAGTGCAGTTGCAAATCAATAGGTCTGTTCTCAGTATTGATTGGAAGGAATGTTTTaacctcaatttccatcctggCCAGTTCACTCCTTCCTAGGCAACTTAGTGGTACACCTGTTCAGAGGATCAACATATTGTGGCTGGGCTCAGTGTAGATGCCCAGTCTTTGCTGTGGCTAAGAGTGcccagtctcagtttcccccaatCAAGACTATAGGTGTATGCCACCACACTTGACTGACTAAtaattcttaaaagaagaaatttgtttttagaAACATTTATCAAAATAGTTAACTTTCATAGTATGAAAGTTATATAAGAAATTGAACCATAAATTTGTCCTTATTTTCAACTACTTAAGAATGATTTAGTTTAGTAagtatatcttttttctttaaatttgttttaatgaaTGTTCTTGATAGACTGCAGaattttttagcattttaaaattacttcagaTTTAGCATTCAAATACTGAATTTGGAAAGTGGTTTCAATATGAAACTAATTTAATATTAGAAATGCATTTGTAAATGCctctattttaaattgtatttttcatgtaagtataagaaaataattttagatgCCATATACTCACTGATGatttgttattcatttgtttttccagaCTTTTGGAACAACAATAGTAGTTAATCCTGAAAAAGACAAAGATATGGTACAAGAACTGCTAGATTTTAAGGATAAAGTGGACCACATCATAGAaatatgctttcagaaaaatgagaaatttatcAACTTGATGAAAGAATCCTTTGAAACATTTATCAACAAGAGACCAAATAAGCCTGCAGAACTAATTggtaagaaaaaaatacttttatgaaACATCTTTGAAAtgtcttttagaaaaaaaaatagaggaaaattcgAGCAGAAGACAAATTAGTTGaagcataatataaaatatgcatgagatttattctagaaataaaattctctttctgAAGAAAAAGGTGTTGTACCCTTGTTGCCGTAAAGACTTGGATTTTTAGAGAAAGCCTTGAATTAGTAAAGTAGAATTCATAAGTACATAAGAATTCCATTAAGAAATTTGTGTTGTTTCCAAAAGTAGAAATAATCAGTGGAATGATGAGTGTCTGTTGCCCACTTAAGACTAACTTGGACACAAAATATTTCTTGTATAAGGTATAATAACTTCACAGCTATAGCTTATGAATACTAACTGTTCCAAATTGTATATGATTTCCCAGCCTAACCAGCTAGAGAGAACTTTATTAGGATTGCTTTATAAAATAACCACTGATGTTAGAATTCTAATTCAAGATCTCTAGAAGCTTCcttatttagaaaaaatttttttaagttcataaaatattttcttaaatgtatGTATCATTCAGGAAAATTACTTGCTTTATTATATTCTCTACCGTCATTGGTTTCTATAATTAAATATTCCCCTGGGTTTTCCTACTTACTGTCCCTCTCTGTCCAAAAGTGCTCTTTGTCTTTTATCTGAAGAATTAAGTTTTCTTAGATGTAAAACTTTTACATGTATGTGTAGCTGAACCCAAAACCCAAAGAAAGCCCCTTTTCCCTGAGGAAgtcagaaattaaagaatcattgtcattttcaaaatattatagcaCACCAGGGCATAAttaccaatttttcttttatccacTTAGAGCTTGGAGGAAAAATATTAAACCCCCTTTATTCaaacttttctttgaaaatattactcactgattttttttaaaaccttaccttccatcttagaatcaatactggattttggttctaaggcagaagagtgataaggaatggggattaagtgacttgcccagggtcacacagctaggcagtgtctgaggccagatttgaacccaggacctcctgtctctgggcctgactcaatctactgagccacccagctgccctcttactAATTTTTTAACAACCAAGTGAAGAGtattataaaataggaaaatattttctattttacagtatattaataataatgtaatgTATAGAAACATTTTAGAGTCAAAAGAACATAGTTCAAATCTCCTATGATACTTGGGGGACTCCCTGTGCAAACCTCCTACCCTCATGATTCCAGGCAATTCTCTTAGACCATTAGATGCTGAAGAATTGGCTATCTGTGTTGATGCAGGAAGTTTCATTCCTCACAGGGAattccctacaccaatgaaatcatagatctgaacCACAAATCTATTTCAACATGATACTTGGTCATATTATGTTTTTCTGACTttgaattctatattttaaatgcatataaaaataattttcaattattttgatCTCAGCAAAACACGTTGATTCCAAGCTAAGAGCTGGTAATAAAGAAGCAACAGatgaagaactagaaagaattcTTGACAAAATCATGATAATATTCAGATTTATTCATGGTAAGAAATAACATTTTACATTGAACAAAATTGTATCTTAAGAAATTTTAATTGtggattaaaatttaaatataaaggcctgatttttatttgtattactTTATTGATCTAACAAGGTCAGGCACATGtaaataatatcaattttaataagaaattgaagaagaaaagaaaactcgaTTTTTGTGGCCCTTGCAAAGGGAACTGTTAGTACATTAATTCAAATGTTGTAAAAGGTTAGTTTTATTCCTAAATAAGTACCATTCAAATAGCTTTGAATATTAATTCCTTTTTATAACCATGATGTTACTATTCTTATTTTGATTCACAAACAGGTAAAGATGTTTTTGAGGCATTTTATAAGAAAGATTTGGCAAAAAGACTCCTTGTTGGAAAAAGTGCTTCTGTTGATGCTGAAAAGTCTATGTTGTCAAAACTAAAACATGGTAAGCACTTGCAATAATAAGATATTCTTTCCCATCTTTACTCTTAGAAATTCTTCACAAtgattatttttacttcttttctatATCTTACAATCCTTTTACTTTTGAGACAGAATGTGGTGCTGCTTTCACCAGCAAGTTGGAAGGGATGTTTAAGGATATGGAACTCTCTAAAGATATTATGATTCAATTTAAACAGGTATGTTTTATTGACCCAGTAGAAGGGTAAATGGTATTTTAGATGTATTCTCTGTGTttgaataaaggggaaaaaatatttttaaaatagtgaacATCTATATTTGTTTTTAGTACATGCAGAATCAAAGTGACCCAGGTAATATAGACCTGACAGTAAATATACTCACTATGGGATACTGGCCAACCTACACACCCATGGAAGTGCATTTAACACCAGAGGTAAGCGTTCTAAATAGAAGTATTATTTATAGCACATCTGTTGATATAGTATGTCCAAGAGCTGCCATCTTAGTGTAACCTCCTGCACACACAAACATGCTACTGTTCTATTGATCATTCATTCATGATATATTATTCACCTACTAAATCCAAACTCTCAGGAGTTGAAATATTGGGAAAAGGTAAGCTTGGGCAATTTGAAAATAATTGCTTTCTCCTTCCACtgatttctgtctctttttgaTGGTTTACACTATGTGACTTTCTCTTTACTTGATGATTGTAAAGGTAAGAATTGAACATTGTTACTATCATAGCTGATGCAGTGAAGAGTGCTGGACCAAGAGTCCAGTCCATTGAACCAGAATACCTAAGCTAAAAACTAAGCTCAGACACTACATGATCTTGGGCATCTGGGACCTTCTGTCTgcttcaggttcttcatctgtaaaatggtgataataatagcacctacttcccttTACTGTTGTAAAATTAGATTGTATTTGAAAGTACTTTTCAAATTTCAGTATTctatatataaatgccagctgttattgttattattaaaatgaaagtaAATATTAACTGTATATAGATTTGTGTACTGTACAAAATTGCATTAAGTAAATGTGACTACTGAGAGTTTATAATTTAAGTTTCAAGACATTTCTAAGTATCTTCAGCATAATCAGtaatcattatttaaaatttaaacgtAAATCCAGAGAATGTTGGGAAATCATAAGTATTTTTAAACATCAGGCTGTTTATACTGGTAATTATCTGTTTTTTGGTAGCACATAATTTTCCAGTTAGAAAATTATTGTGACCCATGCATTGTAACTTTCATCCAGTAACACTTCTATCACAATACTACCATCAAAGTTTCGAGATGTTTGGCTTTTCATTTAAATCTGGACTGTGGAGAACTTGCAGATTTTATCTATTATTGTATTGTTTTTAGGTAAAAAATTTTGTATAggttaatttttcccttttgtattgACAGATGGTTAAACTTCAAGAAGTATTTAAGACATTTTATCTTGGAAAACACAGTGGTCGAAAACTTCAGTGGCAAACCACTTTGGGACATGCTGTTTTGAAAGCAGAATTCAAAGAAGTATGTTgagtatattttactttattttgcttACCCTTTGTTTCATAAGTATCTTCATTTtatcaggattttaaaaaaaattataaagaaatgaaGTTGGTTTGTTCTGTTTTTAGTGGAAATATGAGTATTATGGAGATTCTTTAACtgggtctttaaaaaaaagaattattcagTACCAACACTTAATTCTATACTATAGGCTATGTTTCCTCCCTTGGTAATTTTAGCATTTAAGGAATTATCAAattaaggagggaaataataccaataactttatctttttaaaaaaattggtttcTAATAAGTTAAAACTTAGTGCTGTAACATAATACTTGCAATTAAAATTTAAGCTTATGCTGTGTTTCTAAGGTATTAAATAACCAAAATGTTCCTCAGCTATGTTTTGTTCTATATATGTTATTGTTCTATAttagaaaaatcaaaaacaattattttctaGTTTATCTGCTATAAATTTTAAACATTGAAATAATGGCATGAGCTTtgataacaatttaatttttaaagagatgatcttaggggcagctgggtagctcagtggattgagagccaggcctagagatgggaggtcctgggttcaaatctggcctcagatacttcctagctgcatgaccctgggcaagtcacttgacccccattgcctagcccttaccactcgtctgccttggagccaatacacagtattgactccaagacggaaggtgagggttttttttttttttaaagagagatgaTCTTGCACGCATATGTCCAGTAAtctccttatcttctgttttgaacTATGcttttgatatattgtttttgcacaaatccattttctctattttaaatagACATGATAAAGTAATTTTGTCAAAACTAACTCAGATGACCTCATCTGTTTTATTTGGCAaaacttgttttttaatttgacttaatCTCTGAGATTTTTGTCTTAATAGGGGAAAAAAGTAGTAAATGGGGCTAAACTGCACTTGTATTTAGTAGTGTACATCAATGCACAAGGAACCTGGGCTTTTAAAGAGTCTCATGCTGTTCAATAGCAGCCTCTGGTTTAGAAGGATTCTCAAAGTggtttcagctttcactgcttctaagctgccatcttggttccacccacctcccccccaaaaaagcagcCTTTGGGAAAATAATAAAGCAGTTAATAATCAAGAACCTGTGGTTCTATTGGTGTGGGAACTTCTTTCACCTATACAGAGGGCAGCCAGCTGCTAATTTATAGCCTTAGAAAGTTGATTGTAGCTCTGAAATCTTAAGACGTACTATCCACAATCTACTGTTTAGTGTAGAAGTACTTTAAAAAGAACTTCATTGATAAGAAAAgtgggaattttaaaaatgcaagtctttttttttttcttcataaatttcATATCCTACACACACCTTTTTTTaaactggacttgtgatttcattgggaagCTCTTAGTAAGGAATTTCCTTAACAGTACAGATAGGCTACAACTTATAGCATAATTATTAAGAAAGACTAAAGGGCCTAGGGATTTAGATACCAAGAGATtaaagaacttgaacccagatcttctcaaTTCTGAACTATCTAGCTACTAAACtatcccctcttctcttctgtcatttattttgtcttttattccttcttaagtcctattgattaatttttaagaaaatgtcCATTGACTTTAAAAGAGACTCAGTAGGATAAGGACTAGGAATAAAATAAGCATGGGTCTATTCAGAAAGTTTGAGAAATTGCTACTTTTGGacatcttaaaaataataataaaccctccctttttttaacttaaaaagaaTACCTGTAGTAATTAAACaaatttttttgtggtggtaaatcATGAAATATAATTGTTTAGCATGAGAATTCCTTTCAAGGTCTTCAGTTATTGGGTTTTTACCTTGCTCCCAGTTTTGGCACTACCCTAAAAATGTAGGGTAAAGAATGCCTTATTTTAGTGTTCAtgtataagaaataaatatttatttacttttttttttctttttaagggaaaaaaggagTTTCAGGTGTCACTCTTCCAGACATTAGTGCTCCTCATGTTTAATGAAGGagatgaattcagttttgaagaaataaaaatggctACTGGTGTAGGTAGGGAATACTACTTTGAATATTCATAGTGTCCAGATATCTCCAATgtaattatttgcttttgttgatGTAGATGCTATATTATCCTATCCTCTTGTCTTGAGGAGGTCAGTGCTTTCACTGTCTTTATTCTTTTGTCTCCCACTCCTGCCTTGATACTATGGGACTTCATCTTTCAGGGGGATACTACCACAAagtccctcacctcccagttctttctCCTCGAGTCCCATTCCATTCTACCTCAGCTGCTCTGGAATACCCCCCCTGGCTCCCATCATTGCCCATCTCTGGGATCAGAACGTCTAAGAGTATTCTGTCTGCCTTTCACCTCCTATCGTTTCAGCTTTTCTTATTCCTCACGCCTCCAAGGACTTATTCTTTCATCTCAAGGCAAGTTCTCATCCTTGTATGTTCTTACTGCTCCACCGtgacttctcttttcttccttcccaatCTTGACCAGGTCATCATGATGTTCTTTATTGTCCTGCATTCATCCCTTATCCTGCCACTGCTTAACTCTTGCTCCACTCCGGCCTTGGGTTGCTCCCACCATCCTTCGCAATGCTCTTATAAACCCAGTTAGTTACTTTGCACAGAAACAAGCCTCCACTCTTCTACCTTCCCCTCACCTACCCTTCCACTGATACTTGTACCTTTTACTTTATCGAGAAGATTGAGGTCTTTTGAAATGAGGTGACTTCTTACTtggcttttctcctttctcctccttgacTTGTGCCACATCGGATATTACTGACTACTCTTTCTTCCTGTACACATAGAGGACGTCCATTGCCGTCCAAGGCTAGCTGCTGCCAGGCTCACCATCTTCTCAGACTCCCTGGTCAGACTATCCTCTGGAACGTAGCCCTCAACTGGCTGTTCCTCAGAGCCCTCGCTTTataagctgggcaagtcacttcctcagtttcctcccctgaaaAATCGAGATAATTATCTAACCTACCTCACAGGTAATCTCTCTGTAGAAGACGCATAGGTGTCTTTATAACATCTGCCTAGGAGATATTATTTTCAAACGTCTTCGAGACGTGTCAAATTCACTGTCTCCCAAATAGAGCTCTTTCCCTCAGTCTCCCAGGGTCGTAGCCTTGCAgttccccctccttcctctctctccctctacatGGTGATTCAGTTTCCAAGTCATGACCGTTTTCCTTCCCAGCATCACTATCTGTCCTTTCTCGTGACATGATGCAGGGGTGCAAATGCCCTCCCTTCATAAAGCTACCAACTTTGGGTAGGCTCGTAGTCCCTCTTATCCTGAGCACTGTGGGGGCTTATAATCAGTCTCCCAGATGCCAAACTGATGTTCCTTCAGCATGGATCTGATCACAGCCCTCCCCTACTCAGGAAACTCCAATGATAATCTTATTTCCtctagtaaaataaaaattcctgttTGGCTTTTAACTTGGCCCCATTCTGTCTCCAGCTTCATTATACCTACTTTCCTTCCTGTGTTCTGTTGTGATCCATTCAAACtgaccttctctctgttcctcacacattCCATGCCATCTTCTGCCTCCAAACCTGTGCAATATCTGCCCCTTGTGCCTGGAAATGTACTGCTTTCTCCCCAGTACTTCCTAGTGAATCCCTCTCTTTCTTGATTCCCTCCCTCTTCGTACAAATCAGCTATAATCTTTGGGGTATGAGGATTGTTTAAATCTTTGTTTGTGTCCACAACGCCTAGCagtagagcctggcacatagtaggcacataataaaagtttgttgattgattgatatgtaAACCTTGTCCTCGATCTCCTCTTCTTATATATAAAGTGGTGATTCTTTAGCAGTTAATATTAAGCATCAGAACTACAGTATTAAGTAGTTATAAAGGTATTGTTCAATGACATGTCAAATTgtaattaccttttttttctaTATACAGAGGATAGTGAATTACGAAGAACCTTACAGTCTTTGGCTTGTGGTAAAGCACGAGTACTGATTAAAAGTCCAAAAGGCAAGGATGTAGATGACGGAGACAAATTCATCTTTAATGGAGATTTCAAGCACAAGTTGTTTAGAATAAAGATAAATCAAATCCAGATGAAAGAAACTGTATGTATTAAattctgtgtttatttttatatccttatGATGTACTTAAGGAGtcagttcatttatttttattttttaaacttttaccttccatcttagaatcaatactaagtattggttccaaggcagaataagtgataagggctaggccacCAAGTGaatttcctagggtcacacagctaggaagtaggccagatttaaacctagta belongs to Monodelphis domestica isolate mMonDom1 chromosome 8, mMonDom1.pri, whole genome shotgun sequence and includes:
- the CUL4A gene encoding cullin-4A isoform X2 — encoded protein: MIMIRSIFLFLDRTYVLQNSMLPSIWDMGLELFRNHVISDKLVQSKTIDGILLLIERERNGEAVDRSLLRSLLSMLSDLQVYKDSFEQKFLEETNCLYAAEGQRLMQEREVPEYLNHVNKRLEEEGDRVITYLDHSTQKPLIACVEKQLLGEHLTAILQKGLDNLLDENRVPDLTQMYQLFSRVKGGQQILLQHWSEYIKTFGTTIVVNPEKDKDMVQELLDFKDKVDHIIEICFQKNEKFINLMKESFETFINKRPNKPAELIAKHVDSKLRAGNKEATDEELERILDKIMIIFRFIHGKDVFEAFYKKDLAKRLLVGKSASVDAEKSMLSKLKHECGAAFTSKLEGMFKDMELSKDIMIQFKQYMQNQSDPGNIDLTVNILTMGYWPTYTPMEVHLTPEMVKLQEVFKTFYLGKHSGRKLQWQTTLGHAVLKAEFKEGKKEFQVSLFQTLVLLMFNEGDEFSFEEIKMATGVEDSELRRTLQSLACGKARVLIKSPKGKDVDDGDKFIFNGDFKHKLFRIKINQIQMKETVEEQVSTTERVFQDRQYQIDAAIVRIMKMRKTLGHNLLVSELYNQLKFPVKPGDLKKRIESLIDRDYMERDKDNPNQYHYVA